In a genomic window of Pedobacter sp. KBS0701:
- a CDS encoding VanW family protein: MSKHNEALKKRKLLSQRHPILYFLAVWARRFSRYVDWYFGNKKYAYQLTTSKLAFRIKKHQSVLLKKLGESDMQLQVNKVTNLNIAAKRISGILVRPGETFSFCKLVGLPTKRKGYLAGMELTFGEARAGIGGGICQISNLIHWLVIHSPLTVTERHHHSFDPFPDDGRVLPFGSGATVFYNYLDYQFTNHTEHTFQINLWFTDKCLEGELRINNELDYAYHIIEKDHQFLKIDGAFYRKNEIWRDKILKFKSGAVVETALITKNFARVTYTPEDFIDQQ; the protein is encoded by the coding sequence ATGAGTAAACATAATGAAGCATTGAAAAAGAGAAAATTACTAAGTCAACGACACCCGATTTTATACTTTTTAGCCGTTTGGGCAAGACGATTCAGCCGTTATGTCGACTGGTATTTCGGCAATAAAAAATATGCGTACCAGCTAACAACCAGCAAACTCGCTTTTAGAATAAAAAAACACCAATCTGTACTGCTTAAAAAACTAGGTGAAAGCGATATGCAATTGCAGGTTAACAAAGTAACCAACTTAAATATTGCAGCGAAGAGAATTAGCGGTATACTCGTTCGACCAGGTGAGACATTTTCTTTTTGTAAATTAGTTGGTTTACCGACAAAGCGAAAGGGGTATTTAGCGGGAATGGAACTGACATTTGGCGAGGCAAGAGCAGGAATTGGTGGCGGCATTTGCCAAATCTCCAATTTAATCCATTGGTTGGTCATTCACAGTCCGCTGACGGTTACGGAACGCCATCATCATTCGTTTGATCCGTTTCCAGACGATGGACGGGTTTTGCCATTCGGAAGTGGGGCGACGGTTTTTTACAATTACCTTGACTACCAGTTTACAAATCATACAGAACACACTTTTCAAATCAACCTGTGGTTTACAGACAAATGTTTAGAAGGAGAACTCCGCATTAACAATGAACTGGATTATGCTTATCACATCATTGAAAAAGACCATCAATTTTTAAAGATAGATGGCGCGTTTTATAGAAAAAATGAAATCTGGCGAGACAAAATTCTAAAGTTTAAAAGCGGAGCAGTTGTAGAAACAGCACTCATAACCAAAAACTTTGCAAGAGTTACCTACACACCTGAAGATTTTATTGATCAGCAATAA
- a CDS encoding serine hydrolase — protein MKRIFLFLFITTTCLSIYAQQAVHSGAFHPERLARIDRAVQSYIDSNWIVGAVCLVMKDGKPAYFKAFGMDDKEKGRPMHKDAIFRIASQTKAITSTAVMMLWEEGKFLLDDPVSKYIPSFARPKVLDKFNEKDSSYTTLPAKREITIRDLLTHTSGLGYAQIGSAKMQAIYAKAGIQAGFSDHKQLLADAVNKLGALPLEYNPGERFNYSLSIDVLGRLVEVVSGMTLDRFFAERIFAPLGMNDTYFHLPETKKSRLVNAYTEDAKTRKPIKWVDGTFPGSSINYPLNNNGYFAGGAGLVSTITDYAAFLQLFINKGNYQGKQLLARHTVDVMTRNQIGDISLGDDKFGIGFQLTTVKGSGKLGLSEGSISWGGFFATSYWADPKEKLSGLLFLQQWPFKHNELSDKYKVLVYQALN, from the coding sequence ATGAAACGTATATTCCTGTTCCTCTTCATTACCACCACGTGTTTGTCAATATACGCACAGCAGGCGGTCCATTCCGGTGCCTTTCATCCTGAACGTTTAGCCCGGATAGACCGGGCGGTTCAAAGTTACATCGATAGCAACTGGATTGTCGGGGCAGTATGCCTGGTCATGAAGGATGGGAAGCCTGCCTATTTTAAAGCATTTGGTATGGACGATAAAGAAAAAGGAAGGCCAATGCATAAAGATGCCATTTTCCGTATTGCATCCCAAACCAAAGCCATTACCAGCACAGCGGTGATGATGTTATGGGAAGAGGGAAAGTTTCTGCTTGATGATCCGGTCTCTAAATATATTCCCTCATTTGCCAGGCCCAAAGTGCTTGATAAGTTTAACGAAAAGGACAGTAGTTATACTACCCTGCCTGCTAAACGCGAAATTACCATCAGGGATCTGCTTACGCACACTTCCGGATTAGGTTATGCACAGATCGGTTCGGCCAAAATGCAGGCTATCTATGCCAAAGCTGGTATACAGGCCGGATTTTCAGACCATAAGCAGCTTTTGGCTGATGCTGTTAATAAACTAGGTGCTTTGCCCCTGGAATATAACCCTGGCGAACGTTTTAATTATAGTTTAAGTATTGATGTTCTGGGAAGGCTGGTGGAGGTCGTATCCGGTATGACTTTAGACAGGTTCTTTGCCGAAAGAATATTTGCACCCCTGGGCATGAACGATACCTATTTTCATCTGCCTGAAACCAAAAAGAGTAGATTGGTAAACGCATATACCGAAGATGCAAAGACCCGTAAGCCAATTAAATGGGTTGATGGTACATTTCCGGGTAGTTCGATAAATTACCCGTTGAATAATAATGGTTATTTCGCAGGTGGAGCCGGATTGGTGTCCACCATAACTGACTATGCTGCTTTCCTTCAGCTGTTTATCAATAAAGGGAATTATCAAGGTAAGCAATTGCTGGCCAGGCACACTGTTGATGTAATGACCAGGAACCAGATCGGAGATATTTCATTGGGTGATGATAAGTTCGGAATTGGTTTTCAGCTTACAACAGTTAAGGGAAGTGGCAAATTAGGCTTATCTGAAGGAAGTATCTCCTGGGGAGGGTTTTTCGCCACCTCATACTGGGCCGATCCGAAAGAAAAACTTTCAGGACTTTTATTTCTTCAGCAGTGGCCCTTTAAACACAATGAGCTCAGCGACAAATATAAAGTGCTGGTCTATCAGGCACTGAATTAA
- a CDS encoding TonB-dependent receptor domain-containing protein codes for MKRKLHNNLNYGKLFMLLAMLLFAGICNAQNSTFSGKVTDEQGNAVPGASIKLKITGRSTTTDQNGEFVFTNLSAPKEMATVSFLGFITREIALFANLKAEIRMKTAVNTMDEVVVTGMFDKRKRIDASVAITTLNSAQIERTVPASAADLLKNAPGVFVNSSNGEIRNSVASRGITAGSQDGSFGYEYVSMQEDGIPVTNITYFSYGPDFFLRPDATLARLEAVRGGTASVTAANAPGGIFNYVSKTGGKTFEGELRTKYGFQGSDGGNPLARVDLDLGGPIKDNWFYNIGGFYRYDQTGRYPGYPINKGGQIKANLLKKYKTGSLKIIGKYLHDKNGYAQLLPTNSFSDPRPSEGFDIFSTILMPKFDFTSPRYIGAGDISLNPANVVESKYKSIGALWEQQLGKGWSLSNAFRYSRNDINYSTTNGSIMSGTDFSSYYLLSGMTGLGFGNYSFKDAKTGAELMSINAAPGPGGLPAYTIVKDVLPGQSVSPHSLYFSVLGSYENQVNEVINQFAVNKKLKNMSFNAGMYFGRSKAHRFSGINGVALGTIENRPKLVNLTFTGSTLGGTTGVHQVTNADGIAQANGDTGGFLDFNVTQAQYAFFFSQTWSLNDKLTFDWGGRYETAKVEAHNQRTYFKTGLQGGTDNDPKTFYNNNTLDHVSSVEFEKRLNTFSFSGALNYKFDDNTAVYTRYSRGKKSPDMDVYFAANRPETVALLNPEVRTTEQVELGLKARRKNLDLFITPFYSMLSGVPNGSIFTNADATLYTTPSLYSKYRTFGIEIEGDYNLTKTLSLRAVATFQRSKIVEAEYWVANGPGMADDNKISYSGNETDNNARIISRITPTYHNDKLYLFLTWSYLGKRQANAPNVFYLPSFSNFDIGAGYNFTRKISLSANINNLFNNYQVMSWARPGNLLTQLSGAGSFNKAQFDAAIANNTPYFTISNPPRAYYLTASYKF; via the coding sequence ATGAAAAGAAAATTACACAACAATCTAAATTACGGTAAGCTTTTTATGCTTTTGGCCATGTTGCTGTTTGCTGGTATATGCAACGCTCAAAACAGCACTTTTTCAGGTAAAGTTACCGACGAACAGGGAAATGCTGTTCCCGGTGCAAGTATTAAACTGAAAATAACCGGACGAAGTACGACTACCGACCAGAACGGTGAATTTGTTTTTACCAATCTCAGTGCCCCGAAGGAAATGGCAACTGTTTCTTTTTTAGGTTTTATCACCCGGGAAATAGCTTTGTTCGCCAATCTTAAAGCGGAGATCAGGATGAAAACAGCAGTGAATACGATGGATGAAGTGGTGGTTACCGGGATGTTCGATAAGCGAAAACGTATTGATGCCTCGGTCGCCATTACCACCTTAAACAGTGCACAGATTGAACGCACTGTACCGGCAAGTGCTGCCGATCTTTTAAAAAATGCACCAGGTGTATTTGTCAATTCATCAAATGGAGAGATCAGGAACAGTGTTGCTTCACGAGGGATCACTGCAGGTTCGCAGGACGGCAGTTTCGGGTATGAATACGTTTCGATGCAGGAAGATGGAATCCCGGTAACCAATATTACCTATTTCAGTTACGGGCCCGATTTCTTCCTCAGGCCAGATGCAACCCTGGCCCGTTTGGAAGCCGTACGGGGCGGAACTGCCTCTGTTACGGCGGCCAATGCGCCTGGGGGAATCTTTAATTATGTTTCTAAAACCGGAGGGAAAACCTTTGAGGGCGAGCTCAGAACCAAATATGGCTTTCAGGGAAGTGATGGCGGTAATCCACTCGCACGTGTTGATCTGGATCTGGGCGGGCCGATCAAAGATAACTGGTTTTACAATATCGGTGGTTTTTACCGGTATGATCAAACCGGCCGCTACCCGGGCTATCCGATTAATAAGGGTGGACAGATCAAGGCAAACCTTTTAAAGAAATATAAAACCGGTTCCCTAAAAATAATCGGTAAATACCTTCATGATAAAAACGGATATGCCCAGTTACTGCCTACCAACAGTTTCTCAGACCCAAGGCCAAGTGAAGGATTCGATATATTTTCAACGATCCTGATGCCTAAATTTGATTTCACCTCCCCACGGTATATCGGAGCGGGTGATATCTCTTTAAATCCAGCTAATGTGGTGGAAAGCAAATATAAATCGATTGGAGCCTTATGGGAACAGCAACTTGGCAAAGGCTGGTCGCTCAGCAACGCTTTCCGCTACTCCCGGAATGATATTAATTACAGTACCACAAACGGCTCAATTATGAGTGGTACCGATTTTAGCAGTTATTACCTGCTATCAGGAATGACCGGGCTTGGATTTGGGAACTATTCGTTCAAGGATGCTAAAACCGGAGCTGAGCTCATGAGCATCAATGCAGCACCCGGACCAGGCGGTTTGCCGGCATACACGATCGTTAAAGATGTATTGCCAGGACAAAGCGTAAGTCCGCATTCCCTGTATTTTTCTGTGTTGGGCAGTTATGAGAACCAGGTGAATGAGGTTATCAACCAGTTCGCAGTTAACAAAAAGCTTAAAAATATGAGTTTTAACGCAGGGATGTATTTTGGAAGATCGAAAGCCCACCGTTTCTCCGGAATCAACGGAGTTGCGCTGGGGACCATCGAAAACCGGCCAAAACTAGTGAACCTTACCTTTACTGGCAGCACCCTGGGCGGTACAACAGGGGTGCATCAGGTGACCAATGCTGATGGAATTGCACAGGCTAACGGCGACACGGGTGGCTTTCTCGATTTTAATGTAACGCAGGCACAATATGCCTTTTTCTTCAGCCAAACCTGGAGCCTTAACGATAAACTGACCTTTGATTGGGGAGGAAGGTATGAAACCGCCAAAGTGGAGGCACATAACCAGCGCACGTACTTTAAGACGGGTTTACAGGGAGGAACAGATAATGATCCGAAAACATTTTACAATAACAATACCCTTGATCATGTCAGCTCAGTAGAATTTGAAAAAAGATTAAATACTTTTTCTTTTTCAGGCGCACTCAATTATAAGTTCGATGACAATACAGCCGTGTACACCCGTTACTCAAGAGGTAAAAAATCGCCGGATATGGATGTGTATTTTGCAGCCAACAGGCCCGAAACAGTAGCCTTACTAAATCCTGAAGTACGCACCACCGAACAGGTAGAGCTTGGCCTGAAAGCCCGCAGGAAAAATCTGGATTTATTTATTACGCCTTTTTACAGCATGTTAAGCGGAGTGCCAAACGGCTCGATTTTTACCAACGCAGATGCAACACTGTATACCACGCCCTCCCTGTATAGCAAGTACCGCACGTTTGGGATAGAGATAGAAGGCGATTATAACTTAACCAAAACCTTAAGCCTGAGGGCTGTTGCAACCTTTCAGCGTTCCAAAATTGTGGAGGCAGAATATTGGGTAGCCAATGGTCCCGGAATGGCAGACGACAATAAAATATCTTATTCAGGAAACGAAACAGATAACAATGCGAGGATCATATCACGGATTACGCCCACCTATCACAATGACAAACTCTATCTTTTTCTCACCTGGTCTTATCTTGGTAAAAGACAGGCCAACGCTCCCAACGTGTTTTACCTGCCTTCCTTCTCTAATTTTGATATCGGCGCAGGGTACAACTTTACGCGTAAAATAAGTTTGAGCGCAAACATCAATAACCTGTTCAATAATTATCAGGTAATGAGCTGGGCCAGGCCCGGCAACCTGTTAACGCAATTAAGTGGAGCGGGAAGTTTTAACAAAGCACAGTTTGATGCTGCGATAGCCAATAATACACCTTATTTTACCATTTCCAACCCACCAAGGGCCTATTACTTAACTGCTTCCTATAAATTTTAA
- a CDS encoding Gfo/Idh/MocA family protein, protein MNTRRDFLQKMGASALMLQLSSISVFANAPDLIEQPYDGKVLRVAIMGLGGYGTRVAEAMKACTRAKLVGVISGTPSKIKEWQTKYNIPEKNCYNYDNFDQVKDNPDIDAIYVITPNALHHSQVIRVAKAGKHAICEKPMALNAKEGQEMVDACKKANVKLLVGYRLHFEPRTLEVIRMRNAGDFGKIMFFQGQCGFKAGDPMQWRLNKALAGGGSMMDIGIYAINGARYMVGEEPVWVTAQETKTDPVKFKEGVDETIQFQLGFPGGAVASCLSSYNINYLDRFFMSGDKGFAEMQPSTGYGPIKGRTHKGELTQPITTHQTVQMDEMATIIFEDKKPVVPVNGEEGLKDLKIIDAVYQAVKTGKKIKITV, encoded by the coding sequence ATGAATACCAGAAGAGATTTTCTACAAAAAATGGGTGCATCCGCATTGATGCTGCAATTGAGTTCAATATCGGTATTTGCGAACGCCCCTGATCTGATCGAACAGCCCTACGACGGTAAAGTACTCCGGGTAGCCATTATGGGTTTAGGTGGATATGGCACCCGGGTGGCGGAGGCTATGAAGGCTTGTACCAGGGCGAAGCTGGTAGGTGTAATTAGCGGTACGCCTTCAAAAATTAAAGAATGGCAAACTAAGTACAATATCCCTGAAAAGAATTGCTATAACTATGACAATTTCGATCAGGTAAAAGATAATCCGGATATCGATGCAATTTATGTGATTACGCCAAATGCACTGCATCATAGTCAGGTTATCCGGGTAGCAAAAGCAGGAAAACATGCTATATGCGAGAAACCGATGGCGTTGAATGCCAAAGAAGGACAAGAGATGGTTGATGCTTGTAAAAAAGCAAATGTAAAGTTACTGGTTGGCTATAGGTTGCATTTTGAACCCCGTACGCTGGAGGTGATCCGAATGAGAAATGCAGGCGACTTTGGCAAGATCATGTTTTTTCAGGGACAATGTGGTTTTAAAGCTGGCGATCCTATGCAATGGCGATTAAACAAAGCGCTTGCTGGCGGGGGATCAATGATGGATATTGGAATCTATGCCATTAACGGAGCCAGGTATATGGTGGGCGAAGAGCCGGTTTGGGTGACTGCCCAGGAAACCAAGACCGACCCGGTAAAGTTTAAAGAAGGTGTAGATGAAACCATACAATTTCAATTAGGTTTTCCGGGTGGCGCGGTAGCCTCCTGCTTGTCGAGTTATAACATCAATTACCTCGATAGATTTTTTATGAGTGGCGACAAAGGATTTGCAGAAATGCAACCTTCTACTGGTTATGGTCCGATTAAGGGTAGAACACATAAGGGTGAACTCACGCAACCCATCACTACCCATCAAACTGTACAGATGGATGAAATGGCAACTATTATTTTTGAAGATAAGAAGCCGGTAGTTCCTGTAAACGGTGAGGAAGGTTTGAAAGATCTTAAAATTATTGATGCCGTCTACCAGGCTGTAAAAACAGGAAAAAAGATTAAAATAACTGTTTAA